GATGATCGACACGGCAGTCATCCTCGCGGCCGGCGAAGGCAGCCGGCTGCGGGCGTCGGCGCCGTACAAGCCGCTCTGCCCGGTGGCGGGGCGGCCGTTGATCGACCATGCGCTCGACGGCCTCGCCGCGGCGGGTTTGACGCGCGTGGTGGTCGTGCTCGGGTACGGCGAAGAGCGAATCGCGGCGCATCTGGCGTCGCGGCGCTGGGATATCGCGGTCGAGACGGTGCGGAGCGATCCGCGCCGGCCGAACGGCGTGTCGGTGCTCGCCGCCGCGCCGGTGCTGGACGGCGGCGAGGCGGTACTCGCGATGTGCGACCATCTCGTCACGCCGGCGCATTATGGGCGGATGGCGCGGGCTGGTGCGGGAACGGGCTTGCGGCTCGGAATCGACCGGCGGCTGGGGCATGACTGGGTCGATCCCGAGGACGTGACCTGCGTCGCGACCGACGGCGACGCGATCGTCGCGATCGGCAAGGGACTCGAGCCGCACGACTGCTACGATACCGGCGTGTTCGCGATCGGCCCGGCGCTGATGGACGCGCTGGCGACGCTGGAGGCGCCGTCGCTGACCGAGGGCGTGCGGTTGCTGATGGCGGACGGGTCGGCACAGGTGGTCGATTGCAGCGATCTCGACTGGATCGACGTGGACGACGCCGCGGCGCTGGCCAAGGCGGAAGCCTGGATGGCGGGCGCGATCGCGGCCTGAGTTTCCGGGCGAGCGCCATCGCCGCGGTTCGTTCCCCCGCGCAGGGGTCCAGGAGCCGCAAGCGCTGCCCCCGTCACCCTGGGCTCCCGCCTGCGCGGGAGAACTCTTCGTCACCCCGGACGCGTTCCGGGGTCCATGGTGCCGCGTAATCGAGAGCGGTTGGTTTGCGGCACGATGGATGCCGGAACACGTCCGGCATGACGGAGAAGCATTACTTCGTTCGCCGCACCGTCAGGATCGGCACGCGCGGCGCCAGCATCTGGCTTTCCCCCCTCCACTTCCCCGGCGAAGGCCGGGGCCCAAATGGGGGGCGTTCATGATGACGGGCAGCGCGCCGTTACCGCAACCTTCTCAATTGGGCCCCGGCCTTCGCCGGGGTGGTCCCTGTTACTCCGTTCGCCGCTCCATCAAGATCCGCACCGACGCGGCATACATCTGCCCTTCCAACCCTCCCCTTCCCCGGCGGAGGCCGGGGCCCAGATGGGAACATGCGTGAAGAGGGGCGCGCTCCGTTACCGCGACCTTTCCAACTGGGCCCCGGCCTTCGCTGGGGTGGTGTTCGGGGGTGGGCGGTGCCGCGGGTTACTTCGCGCGGCGTACCGTCAGGATCCGCACCGGCGCGGCGAGCATCTGGCCCTTCATCGCGCCCACGCCCTCGGTCGCCGAGGTCGGCGCGTCGAGGATGCGGCGGACGACGTCCATGCCTTCGACGACGTGGCCGAACGCGGCGAACCCCTGGTTGTCGCCTTCGCGCTTGGGATCGGCGTCGAGATACGGGATCGCGCCGACGGTGATGAAGAAATCGGCGGTCCCCGTCCCCGGTGCGAAGCGGGCGAGCGAGATCGTGGCGTCGTCGTGCGTCAGGCCGGTCAGGCTCGTCGGCTCGTGCGCGACCGGCGGCAGGACGCGCTTGGGTTCGCCCTTGGCGCCGCCCTGGATCAGCCCGACGCCATTGCCGAGCTTCATCGCACGGTAGAAGGTGACGCCGTCGAGCCGCTTCTGGTCGACATAGCGCAGGAAATTTGCGGTCGTCTTGGGCGCATGGTCCTTGTCGAGCGCGAAGGTCATTGGCCCTTCGCTCGTCGTCAGCACCACGCGGATCGCGGTTGCGGGAACGGTGGGCGCAGGAGCGGCGGGCACGGGAACCGCATAGGCCGGCACGGCCGGAGCGAGCGGAATCCCGTTCTGCGCGGACACGGCGGGAGCGATGCAGAGCGCGATCGCGGCGAGGGAGGATCGATGGGCCATGTGCCCGACGTAGCGCAGCGTTTCCGTGCTGTCAGCCCGCTTGCCCCCCCTGCCCGCTTGCCCCCCTCCCCGCTTGCCCTGCCTGCCAGGGGCCCTATCAGACATCGCATGCCGCCGATCGCTTCGCTTGCCCGCACTTGGGTCCACGCCAACGATGCGCATCTGCGCCAGGCGGTGCGGATCATGGTCGCGGTCGCGGTGACGTTTGCGACCTACAAGCTGATCGGCCTGCAACAGGGCTATTGGGCGGTGTTCACCGTGCTGGTGGTGATGCAGGGCTCGATCGGCAGCACGCTGGGCGCGGCACTCGACCGGTTGCTCGGCACGCTGATCGGTGCGGCGCTGGGCGGGATCGGGCTTGCCTTCCATCCCGAGGCGCCGCTCGAACTGTGCGCGATCTTGGTCGTGGTGACGGGGATCGGTGGGCTCGTCGCGGCCGTGCGCCCGCAGTTGAGGATCGCGCCGGTGACTGCGGCGATCATGCTGCTGACCGCGCCGCCGGGGCTGCCGGTGCAGAGCTTCGTCGCGGACCGGATCGTCGAGATCGGCCTGGGCGGGCTGATCGGCGTGCTCGCCGCACTGCTGATCCTGCCCGCACGGTCGCGCGACCTGGTCGTCGAGCGGACCGTCGCGGTGCTCGAACGGATCGGTACGATGCTCGACGAACAGGCCGAGGCGCTGGAGGCGGGAAAAGCGCTGCCGACATCGCCCAACCACCGGGCGCTGCGCAACGCACTGGGTGCGGTCGAGGCGGCGATGAAGGATGCCGACCGCGAGCGCGCGTCGCGGCTGGCGAACCACGGTATCCCGTCAGCGATCCCGCGCACGCTGTGGCGCGTCCGCAACGACCTGACGCAGATCGGGCGCGCGATCGACGAGGCGCTGCCGGGCAACGCCGCGGCGGGGCTCGCGGCGGCGGCCGCGATGTCGCTCCGCGCGGAAGGCGCGCTGGCACGGCGATGCGCGACGGCGCTGACTGCGGTGAAGACCGTGGATCGCGGCACCGTCGTGGCGGGACAGGCGCAGTTCGCCGAGAGCTTCGATGCGTTCCGCCGCGATCCCGACGCGCAGACGCTCGACTTCGACCAGTCGGGCCGGATCTTCGGCCTCGCCTTCGCGATCGGGCGGCTGCACCGCGACCTGCTCGACCTCGCCAAGCGCGTCGACGAGATCGCCGGCGGGGGGCGACGCGGAAGCCGGCGCGGGGTTGCGCCCCCGACCGATTGACCGGTCAGGCGAAGAGCTCGGCTTCGGCAAGGATCCGGATCGGATGCCCGGCGCGTCGCAGGCCGTCGGCCTTCAGGAACTGTGCATTGTAGCGGATGTCGACCGGATAGGGCGCGACGCCCGCGATCGCGAGGATCGTCGTCGTCAACCCGACCGAGGCGACCACGCGCCCGCCCTGCGCCGCGATCGCCTGCGCCAGCCGCCCGTCGCGCGGTTCGCCGAGCACGGCGATACGTTCGCCTTTCAAGGGGCCCTGCGCCGCGGGCTTGGGCAACGGGCGGCGCGGCGGCTTGGGCGCGGGCAGCAACCAGTCGGCGAGCGGGATGCCGGTATGCTCGATCGCCTTGACCACCACCCATCCCGCGGCGCGCGCGTCGCTCAGCGCATCATGATGGCGATGCGCGATCCCCAGATGACTGGTGAGCACGTTGAGGCGGTGGCTCGCGAGTTCGGGCCAGGCGCGTTTGGCGACGCGGACGCTGTCGAGCCAGGTCGTCTGGATTGCGTCCAGGTCGTGCACCCGGCACGCCGCGGCGAGTGCGCCCTTGTCGAAATAGGAATGCGCGACCGTCGTCCGCCCGGCGAGATAGCCGTCGACGATGCTGTGGATGTCGCCGAAATGCGGCTGTCCGACGACGTGGTCGGCCGCGATGCCGTGGATCCGCGTGTTGAACAGGTGGAATTCGTCGCGCGGGTCGACCAGCGTTTCATAGGCGAAGGCCTCGCGGCCGTCGCGAAACCCGACGATGCCGATCTGGCAGATGCTGCTGACCCGCGAACAGGCGGTCTCGACGTCCACGACCACGAAATCGGGCACGTCGTCGGGCGGGCTGGAAACCATCGCGGTTGCCTAGAACCCCGCCGCATGACGGATCAAGCCGGAACTTCAACGCCTTGACCGCCACGCGATCTCGTGGCTTGGGGCGCCATGCCGAAATCAGCCACCGACCTCATGCAGGACATCATCAACGCGGCCGTCGTGGACGCGATCGTCGCGCTCAAGGACAGCGCCAAGGGGATGCCCAACGCGCTGCTCCGCGACCTGAACGCGGTGCACGCCAATACCGCGTTCACCGACCTGCCCGCTGCGGTCCAGACCGCGGTCGCGACCAGCGTGCGCGATGCGTTCGGCAAGCTGCGCAAGGAAGGCTATGCGATTGCCGAGGCGCAGGCGACCCCGCGGCCGCCACGGCCTGTCGGCGTTCCGGTGACGCGGCGGCCGGGGGGCGGCCGCCGGTTCGGCGGTAATTCCGTCACCCTGAACTCGGTTCAGGGTCCACCTCGCCGCAAGCGCTCGGGGCGAGGTGGATGCTGAAACGAGTTCAGCATGACGGAGGGGATCAGGACCCCGTCACGCGCCACACCACGTTCGCGAGGTCGTCCGCGATCAGCAACCCGCCGCGCTGGTCGATCGCCAAGCCCACCGGCCGGCCGCGCGCGTGGTTCTGCGCGTCGATGAAGCCGGTGACGACATCGCGTGCCTTGCCGGCGGGCTTGCCGCCCGCGAACGGTACCCAGACGACCTTGTAGCCGTTGAGATGGCCGCGGTCCCAGCTGCCATGCTCGCCAACGAACGCGCCCTGGCGATAGGCGGCGGGCGTCTGCGCGGTGCCGAAGGCGAGCCCCAGCGGCGCGACGTGGCTGCTGAGGCTGTAGTCGGGCATCACCGCCTTCGCGACCATGTCGGGGCGCCTCGGCATCACGCGTGGATCGACGTGCTGTCCCCAATAGCTGTACGGCCAGCCATAGAAGGCGCCGTCGCGGACCGAGGTCAGGTAATCGGGCACCAGGTCCGGCCCGATCTCGTCGCGCTCGTTGATCACCGCCCAGAGCTGGCCCGATTGCGGGTTCCAGCTGAGGCCGTTGGGGTTGCGCAATCCGGTGGCGAAGTCGCGGTGCGCGCCGGTCGCGCGGTCGACCTCCCAGATCTTGGCGCGGTCGCGCTCGGCCTCGATCCCCGCCTCGGTGATGTTGCTGTTCGAGCCGATGCCGACATAGAGCTTCGATCCGTCGGGGCTGGCGACGAGGCTCTTGGTCCAGTGATGGTTGATCGGCCCGCCCGGCAGCGGGGTCAGGATCGTGCCCGGCGCGGTGATCCGGGTCTGGCCGGTCACATAGGGGAAGCGGACGATCGCGTCGGTGTTGGCGACGTACAGGTCGCCGCCCACCAGTGCGACGCCGAACGGCGAGACCAGGTGATCGAGCAGCACGGTGCGGACGTCCGCCTTGCCGTCGCCATCGGTGTCGCGCAGCAGCGTGATCCGGTCGCCGCCCTGGGTCTTGCTGTGGCCGAAGCCCTGGATCAGGCCGACGAGGATATCCTTGGGCCGCGAGACGGGTTCGGTCGGTCCCTTGGGCTCGACCGCCAGCACGTCGCCATTGGGCAGGACGTAGAGCGAGCGGACATTCTTGAAGCCGGTTGCGAACGCTGACACCTTGAGCCCCGCCGCTACCGTCGGCACCGCGGTGCCCCAGGGCACGGGCTTGGCGATCTTCATCGGCGGGAGCAGATATTGCTGGAGCGAGGGCAGTCCGGGGTTGGCGCCGAGCTGTGCGCTGGCGTCGCCGCCCTTGCCGCTGCAACCCGACAGGAGGATGGCGGCGGTCGCGAGCGAGAGCGTGAGGGTCGTGCGCATCATGCGTCCTGCCGTGCCTGGAGGGAATAGCCCGACCAGCTCGTCGCCAGCGCGAGGATCGAGACGATCACCGACAGGATGATCCCGGTCGGCACCACCGAGGTCCAGGCGTCGCGGCTGTGGATGAAGGCGTTGAGCAACGCGAGGCCCATCATCAGCAACGTGCCGACGCTGTGCGGCCAGGGTCGTCGTGCGCGCGCCCTGCCCCGGTTGGCGATCGCGTCGACGATGCCGACGATCGCCGCGAGCACGCCCATGACGAGACCGCCCGCGATCAGCCAGACCGAGAAGTTCGCCCACTGCATGTTGGCGGTATTGAGATAGGTGATGTCGGTCGCGAGCGCGCCGGTGAAGAACGCCAGCGGATAGGCGGACAGGATGCCGTGGATCGGGTGCGCGCGTGCGACCCGCGGCGGGGTCGAGCGGGTCGGATAGGCTGTGGCCACAAGCGCACCTTTGCGGGAGGTTAGACCCTTGATACGCCCCGCAGCGACGGTGCGTTCCATGACGTCTGTGTCATGCGGGCCCGTGCCTTCGGTCAGCGCCCCCCCATTGGCCGCCGGGCGCGTCAGGCCCGCTGGATGCGCGCGAAGATCGACTGCGCCTCGGTCCCCATCAGATGCTGCATCACGACCCAGAAGCCCGCGACCGCCTGCCCGCCCGACGCGCCATAGGCGCGCGCCATGTTGTCGTGGAGGACGATGAACAGGTCTTGTTCCAGCTTCGCGCCCGCCGGCGTCAGCCGCAACAGTCGCTGGCGACGGTCGCGATCGCCGGGGCGGGATTCCATCAGGCCCTGCTCGGTCAGCGCATTGGCGACGCGGCCGAAGGATTGCTTGGTGATCGCGAGGATCGTCAGGATTTCGTTGACCGGCATGTCGGGCTTGCGCGCGAGGAAGTACAGAACGCGGTGGTGTGCCCGGCCGAGGTTCAGCTTGGCGAGCTCCTCGTCGGCGTGCTGCAGGTGGCGGCTGTGCGCGAACAGCATCAGATCCATCCCGCCCCGGATCGCGTCTTCACGCAGGAACTGCTCGGGCGGCGGGGATAGGATGTCTGGCATGCGCACATCCTGACGCGCCCTACGGCGGGCGGCAAGTCATTACGCAGGCGTTAGGGTTGCCGGGCGAGCGTGACCGGCCGCGTCAGCGCGTAATCATGGACTTGCGGCCGAACAGGTCGACGCTCTGCGGCGTGACCCAGCCATAGGTGTAGTTGAGCAGGAACAGCACGAACAAGATGGTCGCGACGATCGTCACGCGCCACGCGATCCGCCCCGCATGGAATTCATGCGGGGCACTCTCGGCCTGGCCGGGGACGAGATCGCCCCCGGCCTCCCGCGTCGTGCGGACGCCGAACGGCAGGACCAGGAACACCGACAGCGACCAGAACAGGATGTAGATCGCCAGTGCCGAGGTCCAGCGCATGGGATCAGCCCTGGATCAGCAGGACGTCGACGATCGGCTTCTTGCCGGTCCAGCGGCTCGCGACTTTCCGGACCGCGAGACGGATCTGCTCGCGCATCTTGTCGGCCTCCCGCTTGCCGCCGCGCACCGCGTCGGCGGTCGCCTGGACCGCGTCGGCGACGAACGCCGCGCGGTCTTCCTCGACCGGCACGCCCTGCACGCGGACCTGCGGCTGGCCGATCATCCGGCCGTCCTTGCCGATCGCGACGCCGACCGAGATCTGGCCGTTGATCGCGAGCTTGCGACGATCCGCAATCGTCGCGCCGTCGGCGGGCAGGATCACGTCGCCGTCGAGGACCAGGCGGCCGACGGTCGCGTTGCCGATCTTGGCCGGGCCCTTGGGTGCCAAACGCACGATGTCGCCGTTGCTCTGCACGAGCGCGCGCGGAATGCCTTCGCCCAGGCCGAAGCGCGCATGCTCCATCATGTGGCGCATCTCGCCGTGCGTCGGGATCAGCACGTCGGGCCGCAGCCAGTCGTACATCTGCGCGAGTTCGGGCTGGCCGGGATGGCCCGAGACATGGACGTGCGCCTGGCGCTCGGTCACCATCTTGATGCCCTTGGCCGCCAGCGTGTTCTGGATGCGGCCGATCTGCACTTCGTTGCCGGGGATCTGCTTCGACGAGAAGATTACGGTATCGTCGGCCTGGAGCTGGATCGTGTGGCTGCCATTGGCGACGCGAGCGAGCGCGGCGCGTTCCTCGCCCTGCCCGCCCGTCGCGATGATCAGCACCTTGTTGCGCGGCAGGCGCATCGCGGTGTCGGGATCGATCGTCTCGGGAAAGTCCTTCAGATAGCCGGTCGCGCGTGCGACCTTGATGATCCGGTCGAGCGAGCGCCCGGTGACGCACAGCTTGCGCCCGGTTTCCTTGGCCACTTCGCCGAAGGTGTGCAGACGTGCCGCGTTCGACGCGAAGCTGGTGATCATCACGCGGCCCTTGGCCTTGCTGACCTCCTCGAACAGGCCCTGGCGGACGGTGCTCTCGCTGCCCGACGCCGTGGTGTTGAAGATGTTGGTCGAGTCGCAGACGAGCACGTCGACGCCCTTGTCGCCGATCGCGATGAAGCCCTCGGGCTTGGTCGGGTTGCCGATCACGGGGTTGGCGTCGAGCTTCCAGTCGCCGGTGTGGAACACGCGGCCATGCGGTGTGTCGATCAGCAGCGCGTTGGCTTCGGGGATCGAGTGCGACATCTCGACGAAGGTGAAGCCAAAGGGCCCCAGCTGGAAGCTGCCGCCCATCGGGATGGTCTTGAGCTTCACGCGGTTGGCGATGCCCTCTTCCTCGAGCTTGCCGCGGATCAGCCCCATGGTGAACGGGGTCGCGTAGATCGGCACGCCGAGGTCCTCGGCGAGGTACGGCAGCGAGCCGATATGATCCTCGTGCCCGTGCGTGATGACGATGCCGACGAGATCGTCGAGGCGCTCCTCGATGAAGGACAGGTCGGGCAGGATCACGTCGACGCCGGGATATTGCGGGTCGGCGAAGGTGATGCCGAGATCGACCATCACCCACTTGCCGTTACAGCCATAGAGGTTGACGTTCATGCCGATTTCGCCGGAACCGCCCAGCGCGCAGAAAAGGAGTTCGTTCTTCGGAGTCATTCAAAAGCTTTCAAACATACGGATAATATGGCCCAACGGCCGGTCGGAATGATTTCGGGATGGTGCCCAGCGGCTCAGCGGCGCGAGCGTTCAGGCTGCTATATGGGTATTTTCCCACATCATGGCCAGCCCCTGGATCGTCAGGTCGGGCTCGATATGGTCGAAGACGTTGGTTTGTTTCTCGAATAAAGTCGCAAGACCGCCGGTGGCGATCACTTTCGAGGGCCGGCCGATCTCTGCCTTCAGCCGCGTGACGAGACCTTCGATCATCGCGATATAGCCCCAGAAGATGCCGATGTGCATCTGCGAGATCGTGTCGCGGCCGATCACGCTGGTCGTCGCGGGCGCCTCGATCGCGATGCGCGGCAGCTTGGCGGCGGCGGTGACGAGCGCGTCCAGGGACAAGTTGATCCCCGGCGCGATGATCCCGCCCTTGTACGCTCCCGAAAAGTCGCTGACGTCGAAGGTGGTCGCGGTGCCGAAGTCGATCACGATCAGGTCGCCGCGGTGCAGGGCGTGCGCGGCGATCGTGTTGACCGCGCGGTCGGCACCGAGCGACTGCGGCTCGGCGACGTCGATCGAGAAGCCCCAGGGAGCGGCGGGCGAGCCGGCAATGACGGCCTCGGTCGCGAAATACTTGCTCGCCAGCACCTGGAGGTTGTGGAGCGCGCGCGGCACGACGGTCGCCACGATGACGCCGTGGACCTGGCTGCGGTCAAAGCCTTCGAGCTGGAGCAGCTGGCTGAGCCACACCGCATATTCGTCAGCCGTGCGGCGCGGATCCGTCGCGATCCGCCAGCGCGCGACGATGCGCCGCGCCTCGACGAGTGCGAACACGACATTGGTGTTGCCGGCATCTATCGCGAGCAGCATGGGCTGGCTTTCAGATCAGGAAGACGTCGGCGGCGTGAATGACACGCCGGCCGCCGTCCGCCAAGCGGAGGATGAGCGCACCGTCCGCGTCGAGCCCGTCGAACAGCCCGTCATGCGCGGTGCCGTCGGGCAGCCGCGCGGTGAGCGCGGTGCCGATCGGGTGCGCGCGGTCGAGCCAGCGCTGGCGGACGGGGGCTAGCCCCTCGCCGCGCCAGCGGGACAGCCAGCGGGCGAAGGTTTCGGCGAGCGTTTCGGCGAACTGGGCCGGGGCGACGGGGGCGGCGTGCGCGGCGAGGCTGGTGGTGGGGCGATCGGGGAGGTCTGGGTGATGCGCGAGGTTGACGCCGATCCCGACGATGACCGCGTCGTCCGTGCGCTCGAGGAGGATGCCGGAGAGTTTTGCGCCATCGACGAGGAGATCGTTCGGCCATTTGAGGCGAACCCCGCCCTGCCCTGTTCCCCGGCGAAGGCCGGGGTCCAGTTGCGACGTCGGTACTTGGCGTACGGCGCGCGTCGTTACGACAGCCTTCCCACCTGGGCCCCGGCCTTCGCCGGGGAACGGCAGGAAGGTGGAAACGGCCTCTTCCAGCGCCACCGCTGCGAGCAGGGCTAGCGTTGCAGGCGCCGGATCTCTCGGTCGCAACCGGACCACCGTGCTCCCGTAGAAATTGCCGACCGGCGAGGACCATTCCCGCCCCATCCGGCCCCGCCCCGAGCTCTGTCGCTCGGCGCGCAGCCACACCCCTTCGGCAACGCCGCTGCGCGCGAGCGCGAGCATGTCGGCGTTGGTCGATCCCGTCTCCGCGACGGTCCGGATACTCAGAAGAGCGCCCGTGCCGCCACCATCGTCCAGCCCGCGAGCACCGGAATGGCGAGGTACCCGAGCGGCGAGACGAAGACCGCGGCGACCGCGATCAGGCCGCCTTCGACGCGGCTCTCCATCGGCGCGAACGCGGGTGCGGGATCGTCGAAGTACATCGTCTTGACCACGCGCAGATAATAGTAGGCGCCGATCACCGAGGCGACATAGCCGATCACCGCGAGCGGGAAGAGCCCGGCACCGATCGCCGCGTTGAACACCGCGAACTTCGCATAGAAGCCGAACAGCGGCGGGATGCCGGCAAGGCTGAACATGAAGATCGCGAGTGCCGCCGCCAGCGCCGGCCGCGTGCGCGACAGCCCCGACAGGCTGGCGATGGTCTCGATCGGCTGGCCGTCCTCACCGCGCATCTGCAGCACGACGAGGAACGAGCCCAGAGTCATCGCGATATAGATCACCAGGTACATGAGCACCGACGACACGCCTTCCTGCGTGCCCGCGGCGAGGCCGACGAGCGCGTAGCCGACATTGTTGATCGACGAATAGGCAAGCAGGCGCTTGACGTTGGTCTGGCCGATCGCGCCGACCGCACCGAGGATGATCGAGGCGAGTGCCGCGAAGATCACGATCTGGCGCCACTCGTCGGTCGCCGGGCCCATCGCCTCGACCGCGACGCGGACGGCGAGCGCCATCGCGGCGACCTTGGGTGCGGAGGCGAAGAAGGCAGTGACCGGGGTGGGCGCGCCTTCGTACACGTCGGGTGTCCACATGTGGAACGGCACGGCGCTGATCTTGAAGGCTAGCCCCGCGAACACGAACACCAGCCCGAACAGCAGGCCGAGCGAATGCGTACCCGCATAGGCCTGCGCGATGCCCGAGAACAACGTCGTCCCTGAGAAGCCGTAGACCAGGCTGATGCCGTAGAGCAGGATGCCGCTCGCGAGCGCACCGAGCACGAAATACTTCAGGCCCGCCTCGGCCGAACGACCGTCGCGGCGCATGAAGCTGGCCAGCACATAGGCGGCCAGGCTCTGCAGTTCGAGACCTACATACAGCGTCAGCATGTCACCCGCCGACACCATGATCCCCATACCCGCCGCGGACAGCAGCATCAGCACGGGATATTCGGGACGCAGGTCGTCGCCGGCGGTCTTCTGGAAGAAGCGCGGCGCAATCACGATCGAGACCGCGGTGGCGATGTAG
This sequence is a window from Sphingomonas ginsenosidivorax. Protein-coding genes within it:
- a CDS encoding NTP transferase domain-containing protein, translating into MIDTAVILAAGEGSRLRASAPYKPLCPVAGRPLIDHALDGLAAAGLTRVVVVLGYGEERIAAHLASRRWDIAVETVRSDPRRPNGVSVLAAAPVLDGGEAVLAMCDHLVTPAHYGRMARAGAGTGLRLGIDRRLGHDWVDPEDVTCVATDGDAIVAIGKGLEPHDCYDTGVFAIGPALMDALATLEAPSLTEGVRLLMADGSAQVVDCSDLDWIDVDDAAALAKAEAWMAGAIAA
- the nuoN gene encoding NADH-quinone oxidoreductase subunit NuoN, translated to MDYSANLAMTLPEIVLSLGAIVLMLVSAWGGSASTKMVSWTAVAVLAGAGISLMGPASYGGLAFGGLYRADAFAAFAKVLIYIATAVSIVIAPRFFQKTAGDDLRPEYPVLMLLSAAGMGIMVSAGDMLTLYVGLELQSLAAYVLASFMRRDGRSAEAGLKYFVLGALASGILLYGISLVYGFSGTTLFSGIAQAYAGTHSLGLLFGLVFVFAGLAFKISAVPFHMWTPDVYEGAPTPVTAFFASAPKVAAMALAVRVAVEAMGPATDEWRQIVIFAALASIILGAVGAIGQTNVKRLLAYSSINNVGYALVGLAAGTQEGVSSVLMYLVIYIAMTLGSFLVVLQMRGEDGQPIETIASLSGLSRTRPALAAALAIFMFSLAGIPPLFGFYAKFAVFNAAIGAGLFPLAVIGYVASVIGAYYYLRVVKTMYFDDPAPAFAPMESRVEGGLIAVAAVFVSPLGYLAIPVLAGWTMVAARALF
- a CDS encoding exonuclease domain-containing protein, translated to MVSSPPDDVPDFVVVDVETACSRVSSICQIGIVGFRDGREAFAYETLVDPRDEFHLFNTRIHGIAADHVVGQPHFGDIHSIVDGYLAGRTTVAHSYFDKGALAAACRVHDLDAIQTTWLDSVRVAKRAWPELASHRLNVLTSHLGIAHRHHDALSDARAAGWVVVKAIEHTGIPLADWLLPAPKPPRRPLPKPAAQGPLKGERIAVLGEPRDGRLAQAIAAQGGRVVASVGLTTTILAIAGVAPYPVDIRYNAQFLKADGLRRAGHPIRILAEAELFA
- a CDS encoding DUF1467 family protein, which encodes MRWTSALAIYILFWSLSVFLVLPFGVRTTREAGGDLVPGQAESAPHEFHAGRIAWRVTIVATILFVLFLLNYTYGWVTPQSVDLFGRKSMITR
- a CDS encoding type III pantothenate kinase; this translates as MLLAIDAGNTNVVFALVEARRIVARWRIATDPRRTADEYAVWLSQLLQLEGFDRSQVHGVIVATVVPRALHNLQVLASKYFATEAVIAGSPAAPWGFSIDVAEPQSLGADRAVNTIAAHALHRGDLIVIDFGTATTFDVSDFSGAYKGGIIAPGINLSLDALVTAAAKLPRIAIEAPATTSVIGRDTISQMHIGIFWGYIAMIEGLVTRLKAEIGRPSKVIATGGLATLFEKQTNVFDHIEPDLTIQGLAMMWENTHIAA
- a CDS encoding peptidylprolyl isomerase, which translates into the protein MAHRSSLAAIALCIAPAVSAQNGIPLAPAVPAYAVPVPAAPAPTVPATAIRVVLTTSEGPMTFALDKDHAPKTTANFLRYVDQKRLDGVTFYRAMKLGNGVGLIQGGAKGEPKRVLPPVAHEPTSLTGLTHDDATISLARFAPGTGTADFFITVGAIPYLDADPKREGDNQGFAAFGHVVEGMDVVRRILDAPTSATEGVGAMKGQMLAAPVRILTVRRAK
- a CDS encoding FUSC family protein — protein: MPPIASLARTWVHANDAHLRQAVRIMVAVAVTFATYKLIGLQQGYWAVFTVLVVMQGSIGSTLGAALDRLLGTLIGAALGGIGLAFHPEAPLELCAILVVVTGIGGLVAAVRPQLRIAPVTAAIMLLTAPPGLPVQSFVADRIVEIGLGGLIGVLAALLILPARSRDLVVERTVAVLERIGTMLDEQAEALEAGKALPTSPNHRALRNALGAVEAAMKDADRERASRLANHGIPSAIPRTLWRVRNDLTQIGRAIDEALPGNAAAGLAAAAAMSLRAEGALARRCATALTAVKTVDRGTVVAGQAQFAESFDAFRRDPDAQTLDFDQSGRIFGLAFAIGRLHRDLLDLAKRVDEIAGGGRRGSRRGVAPPTD
- a CDS encoding ribonuclease J, whose product is MTPKNELLFCALGGSGEIGMNVNLYGCNGKWVMVDLGITFADPQYPGVDVILPDLSFIEERLDDLVGIVITHGHEDHIGSLPYLAEDLGVPIYATPFTMGLIRGKLEEEGIANRVKLKTIPMGGSFQLGPFGFTFVEMSHSIPEANALLIDTPHGRVFHTGDWKLDANPVIGNPTKPEGFIAIGDKGVDVLVCDSTNIFNTTASGSESTVRQGLFEEVSKAKGRVMITSFASNAARLHTFGEVAKETGRKLCVTGRSLDRIIKVARATGYLKDFPETIDPDTAMRLPRNKVLIIATGGQGEERAALARVANGSHTIQLQADDTVIFSSKQIPGNEVQIGRIQNTLAAKGIKMVTERQAHVHVSGHPGQPELAQMYDWLRPDVLIPTHGEMRHMMEHARFGLGEGIPRALVQSNGDIVRLAPKGPAKIGNATVGRLVLDGDVILPADGATIADRRKLAINGQISVGVAIGKDGRMIGQPQVRVQGVPVEEDRAAFVADAVQATADAVRGGKREADKMREQIRLAVRKVASRWTGKKPIVDVLLIQG
- a CDS encoding DUF2231 domain-containing protein; the encoded protein is MATAYPTRSTPPRVARAHPIHGILSAYPLAFFTGALATDITYLNTANMQWANFSVWLIAGGLVMGVLAAIVGIVDAIANRGRARARRPWPHSVGTLLMMGLALLNAFIHSRDAWTSVVPTGIILSVIVSILALATSWSGYSLQARQDA
- a CDS encoding PQQ-dependent sugar dehydrogenase; this translates as MRTTLTLSLATAAILLSGCSGKGGDASAQLGANPGLPSLQQYLLPPMKIAKPVPWGTAVPTVAAGLKVSAFATGFKNVRSLYVLPNGDVLAVEPKGPTEPVSRPKDILVGLIQGFGHSKTQGGDRITLLRDTDGDGKADVRTVLLDHLVSPFGVALVGGDLYVANTDAIVRFPYVTGQTRITAPGTILTPLPGGPINHHWTKSLVASPDGSKLYVGIGSNSNITEAGIEAERDRAKIWEVDRATGAHRDFATGLRNPNGLSWNPQSGQLWAVINERDEIGPDLVPDYLTSVRDGAFYGWPYSYWGQHVDPRVMPRRPDMVAKAVMPDYSLSSHVAPLGLAFGTAQTPAAYRQGAFVGEHGSWDRGHLNGYKVVWVPFAGGKPAGKARDVVTGFIDAQNHARGRPVGLAIDQRGGLLIADDLANVVWRVTGS
- a CDS encoding biotin--[acetyl-CoA-carboxylase] ligase; translation: MLALARSGVAEGVWLRAERQSSGRGRMGREWSSPVGNFYGSTVVRLRPRDPAPATLALLAAVALEEAVSTFLPFPGEGRGPGGKAVVTTRAVRQVPTSQLDPGLRRGTGQGGVRLKWPNDLLVDGAKLSGILLERTDDAVIVGIGVNLAHHPDLPDRPTTSLAAHAAPVAPAQFAETLAETFARWLSRWRGEGLAPVRQRWLDRAHPIGTALTARLPDGTAHDGLFDGLDADGALILRLADGGRRVIHAADVFLI
- a CDS encoding MarR family transcriptional regulator; amino-acid sequence: MPDILSPPPEQFLREDAIRGGMDLMLFAHSRHLQHADEELAKLNLGRAHHRVLYFLARKPDMPVNEILTILAITKQSFGRVANALTEQGLMESRPGDRDRRQRLLRLTPAGAKLEQDLFIVLHDNMARAYGASGGQAVAGFWVVMQHLMGTEAQSIFARIQRA